Proteins encoded together in one Porites lutea chromosome 2, jaPorLute2.1, whole genome shotgun sequence window:
- the LOC140928866 gene encoding uncharacterized protein yields the protein MFIQVPDSVNKSLKRGHVPRTQIHYPRYSFQNQVAVNAVWIGSANSGVHESRNMLVGGHDHCNCGAEQVRPAVGPGWIPWNPAMVPTHEQHRMCRELYSNLVCPQSAVTRESIVNQNRQNFFTIKEEVSADKEDECSEEDDIESIGSPRSLASSGSTSSRDDTLINLSSELLSSSGAQAPAAKPRSQQVNPWGKASYSDLITMAITSTDDNMMTLSDIYSWIVKNVPYFNDKGTYLSVQGWKNAVRHTLSLRKRFVRVPDPKRPYKSMWTISDDYQRNHLKDKQRHLKMKRRSENAQGSSQTMDLDEAAS from the exons ATGTTTATTCAGGTACCCGATTCTGTGAACAAATCCCTCAAAAGAGGCCATGTTCCTAGAACACAGATTCACTATCCGAGATATTCCTTTCAAAATCAAGTCGCTGTTAACGCTGTTTGGATAGGCAGCGCTAACTCCGGCGTACACGAGTCACGAAACATGCTAGTTGGTGGACACGATCACTGCAATTGTGGAGCAGAGCAAGTGAGACCCGCAGTTGGTCCCGGCTGGATCCCGTGGAATCCCGCGATGGTACCCACCCACGAACAACACCGAATGTGTCGAGAACTTTATAGTAATTTAGTTTGTCCACAAAGCGCAGTTACGAGGGAAAGCATAGTTAACCAAAACAGGCAGAATTTTTTTACCATAAAAGAAGAAGTGTCAGCTGACAAAGAGGATGAGTGTAGTGAAGAAGATGATATCGAAAGCATAGGATCGCCGCGCTCATTAGCTTCTTCAGGCTCCACCAGCAGTCGCGATGATACCTTGATTAACCTCAGCTCAGAGTTGTTGAGCTCGTCAGGGGCACAAGCACCTGCTGCCAAGCCACGCTCCCAACAGGTAAACCCCTGGGGTAAGGCTTCATACTCTGACCTTATCACAATGGCCATAACATCCACGGACGACAATATGATGACTTTATCAGACATTTACAGTTGGATTGTCAAGAACGTGCCGTATTTCAACGACAAAGGAACTTATTTATCAGTGCAGGGTTGGAAG AACGCGGTACGTCACACTCTATCGCTCAGAAAGCGTTTCGTTCGAGTCCCAGACCCCAAGCGACCATACAAGTCGATGTGGACAATTTCGGACGATTATCAACGAAACCATCTAAAAGACAAACAGAGGCACTTAAAGATGAAAAGAAGAAGTGAGAATGCGCAAGGAAGTAGTCAAACAATGGATTTAGATGAGGCAGCGTCTTGA